One Salarias fasciatus chromosome 9, fSalaFa1.1, whole genome shotgun sequence DNA segment encodes these proteins:
- the anxa13 gene encoding annexin A13 — protein MGNCQPTVFPYEDFDVVADIKAIRKACKGFGTDEQAIIDILANRSSSQRQEIKQAYFDKYDDELVDVLKSELSGNFEKAILAMLDPPVIYAVKELRRAMKGAGTDEDVLVEILCTATNADVLMFKECYFQVHERDLEADIEGDTSGDVRNLLTALLQGGRDESYEVDEELAEQDATALFEAGEGRFGTDESTFSYILATRNYLQLQATFKIYEQLSGTEILDAIENETSGTLKKCYIALVRAAKNPQLYFARRLNDAMKGAGTDEDTLIRIIVCRSEYDLETIKDMYLEKYDVSLKDALRDECSGDFKRLLLAICH, from the exons ATGGGAAACTGTCAA CCCACAGTGTTTCCCTACGAGGACTTTGATGTCGTCGCTGACATCAAGGCCATCCGCAAAGCCTGCAAAGGGTTTG GAACTGACGAGCAGGCGATCATCGACATCCTGGCGAACCGCAGCTCATCGCAGCGCCAGGAAATTAAACAGGCCTACTTTGATAAGTATGACGAC GAGCTGGTGGATGTGCTGAAGAGCGAGCTGTCGGGAAACTTTGAGAAGGCCATCCTCGCCATGTTGGACCCGCCCGTCATCTACGCCGTGAAGGAGCTGAGGAGAGCCATGAAAGGAGCCGGCACGGACGAAGACGTGCTGGTGGAGATCCTCTGCACCGCCACCAACGCC GATGTTCTGATGTTCAAGGAGTGCTACTTTCAGG TGCATGAACGTGATCTTGAAGCCGACATCGAGGGCGACACGAGCGGAGATGTAAGAAACCTCCTCACGGCTCTGCTGCAG GGGGGCAGAGATGAGAGCTACGAGGTGGACGAAGAGCTGGCTGAGCAAGATGCGACTGCCCTGTTCGAG GCTGGCGAGGGCCGCTTCGGGACCGACGAGTCCACCTTCAGCTACATCCTGGCCACCAGGAActacctgcagctccaggccaCCTTCAAGATATACGAGCAG CTCTCAGGAACTGAAATACTGGACGCCATTGAGAATGAAACCTCTGGAACGTTGAAGAAATGCTACATTGCTCTTG tgaGGGCTGCCAAGAACCCGCAGCTCTACTTCGCCAGGCGTCTCAACGATGCGATGAAAGGAGCGGGCACCGATGAGGATACCCTGATTCGCATCATCGTGTGTCGCTCTGAG taCGATTTGGAAACCATCAAGGACATGTACCTGGAGAAGTATGACGTGTCTCTGAAGGACGCTCTGAGGGACGAGTGCAGCGGAGACTTTAAACGTCTCCTTCTAGCCATCTGCCACTGA